A genomic segment from Arcobacter acticola encodes:
- the rimK gene encoding 30S ribosomal protein S6--L-glutamate ligase: MLIYVLSRNKELYSTRRLVEEAKNKGWEVKVIDYLRCTIEIMKGELVINYQGKVLPTPDAIIPRIGASRTFYGTAMVRHFEMMEVFSTSGNLAIARSRDKLRSLQVLSRNSVDMPRTVFASNKSNAKDVIELSGGAPLVLKILEGTQGVGVVLVDSEKAAKSVLDAFYGMDVNLLVQEYIEEAGGADIRAFVVNGEVVGAMKRQGAEGDFRSNLHQGGSATLYKLNRKEKATAIAAAKAMGLGVCGVDMIPSARGPLVMEVNSSPGLEGIEKSTNINIAAKIMEFIEKSTKPTDTDNPQKRKIKKDSIGA, encoded by the coding sequence ATGTTAATTTATGTATTATCAAGAAATAAAGAATTATATTCTACAAGAAGATTAGTGGAAGAAGCTAAGAATAAAGGATGGGAAGTTAAAGTAATTGATTATTTAAGATGTACTATTGAAATTATGAAAGGTGAATTAGTAATTAATTATCAAGGAAAAGTATTACCTACTCCTGATGCTATAATTCCAAGAATTGGTGCAAGTAGAACTTTTTATGGTACTGCAATGGTTCGACACTTTGAAATGATGGAAGTATTTAGTACATCAGGAAATTTAGCAATTGCAAGAAGTAGAGATAAATTAAGAAGTTTACAGGTTTTATCAAGAAATAGCGTTGATATGCCAAGAACAGTTTTTGCTTCAAATAAATCAAACGCAAAAGACGTAATTGAGTTAAGTGGTGGAGCACCATTAGTATTGAAAATTTTAGAAGGAACGCAAGGTGTTGGAGTTGTATTAGTTGATAGTGAAAAAGCAGCTAAATCAGTTCTAGATGCTTTTTATGGAATGGATGTAAACTTACTTGTACAAGAGTATATTGAAGAAGCAGGGGGAGCTGATATTAGAGCTTTTGTTGTTAATGGTGAAGTTGTTGGTGCTATGAAAAGACAAGGTGCTGAGGGTGATTTTAGATCAAACTTACACCAAGGTGGAAGTGCAACTTTATATAAATTGAATAGAAAAGAAAAAGCAACTGCAATCGCAGCTGCCAAAGCTATGGGCCTTGGTGTTTGTGGTGTTGATATGATTCCATCAGCTAGAGGCCCTTTAGTAATGGAAGTTAATTCAAGTCCAGGTTTAGAAGGAATTGAAAAATCAACAAATATTAATATAGCTGCAAAAATTATGGAATTTATTGAAAAAAGTACAAAACCAACAGATACAGATAATCCACAGAAAAGAAAAATCAAAAAAGATAGCATCGGAGCTTAA
- a CDS encoding ATP-dependent zinc protease family protein has protein sequence MSQKKIIGRREIISILDLDLFDLDAKIDTGADSNSIHCDDIYVDDEKFVHFTLLDEVHASYHGKKIKMPLYKLKKIKSSNGKVQLRASVQVTVSFFGKKYKTIITLADRSDMKYPMLIGRKFLTNRFLVDVSKEYLTKTI, from the coding sequence ATGTCACAAAAAAAAATTATAGGTAGAAGAGAAATCATTTCTATTTTAGATTTAGATTTATTTGATTTAGATGCTAAGATAGATACAGGTGCTGACTCAAATTCAATACATTGCGATGATATTTATGTTGATGATGAAAAGTTTGTACATTTTACATTATTAGATGAAGTTCATGCATCTTACCATGGCAAAAAAATAAAAATGCCACTATACAAACTAAAAAAAATCAAAAGTTCAAATGGAAAAGTTCAATTAAGAGCTTCTGTTCAAGTTACAGTTTCTTTTTTTGGGAAAAAGTATAAAACAATCATTACCTTAGCAGATCGTTCTGATATGAAATATCCAATGTTGATAGGAAGAAAATTTTTAACAAACCGTTTTTTAGTTGATGTTTCAAAAGAATATCTTACAAAAACAATATAA
- a CDS encoding succinylglutamate desuccinylase/aspartoacylase family protein, protein MPNSKLIIADTEILRGTRVTINLELPKLYNTPTNLPIRVIRGKKDGPIVFVSAAIHGDELNGIEIIRRLRKLSILNKLKGTLILVPIVNVYGIMNLSRYLPDRRDLNRSFPGSIKGSLASRVAKTFFDEVVLRCDLGIDLHTASIHKSNLPQVRTNIDNEYTFKLAKAFGAPVVLHSELRDGSLRGTAQDSGVPILLYEAGEALRFDETSIRIGVAGIINVLREIQMLPAVLKKKTIKSPIITRNSNWIRSSESGMLRTIKALGDIVKKDEIIAFIDEPLGDDIYEIRATFDGVIIGKSEIPLVQEGDAIFHIAKLKNLESAESKLEYFNDSAMDESEFHELNNEEIIE, encoded by the coding sequence ATGCCAAATTCAAAATTAATAATAGCAGATACAGAAATTTTAAGAGGAACAAGAGTTACTATAAATCTTGAATTACCAAAGCTTTATAATACACCAACTAATCTTCCTATTAGAGTAATAAGAGGTAAAAAAGATGGTCCAATTGTTTTTGTAAGTGCTGCAATTCATGGTGATGAACTAAATGGTATTGAAATAATCAGAAGACTAAGAAAGTTAAGTATTCTTAATAAATTAAAAGGAACTTTAATCCTAGTTCCTATTGTTAATGTGTATGGAATAATGAATCTTTCAAGGTATTTACCTGATAGAAGAGATTTAAATAGAAGTTTTCCTGGAAGTATCAAAGGCTCACTGGCTTCTCGTGTAGCTAAAACTTTTTTTGATGAAGTAGTTTTAAGATGTGATTTAGGAATTGATTTACACACAGCATCTATTCATAAATCAAATCTTCCACAAGTTCGAACAAATATTGATAATGAATATACATTTAAATTAGCAAAAGCTTTTGGTGCTCCTGTTGTTTTACATTCAGAATTAAGAGATGGATCTCTTCGAGGAACTGCACAAGATAGTGGTGTACCTATCTTGCTTTATGAAGCGGGTGAGGCATTAAGATTTGATGAAACTTCAATAAGAATTGGAGTTGCAGGAATTATAAATGTTCTTAGGGAAATACAAATGCTTCCAGCAGTATTAAAAAAGAAAACAATTAAATCACCAATTATAACTAGAAATAGCAACTGGATTCGATCAAGTGAAAGTGGAATGTTAAGAACTATAAAAGCACTTGGTGATATAGTAAAAAAAGATGAGATAATTGCTTTTATTGACGAACCTTTAGGGGATGATATTTATGAAATAAGAGCTACTTTTGATGGTGTTATTATTGGGAAATCTGAAATTCCTCTTGTTCAAGAAGGGGATGCAATCTTCCATATTGCAAAATTAAAGAACTTGGAAAGTGCAGAAAGTAAATTAGAATATTTTAATGACTCTGCAATGGATGAAAGTGAATTCCATGAACTTAATAATGAAGAGATTATTGAATAA
- a CDS encoding ATP-dependent zinc protease family protein, with protein sequence MKIIFCLFLVFNLYAKDIIGSIDKLDFPAFNLENVESRIDTGATNSSLHCTNIEKIDDKFVKCNILGKESFTNKISKIKEVKSSNGISQKRYFIKTQIIILGKTYVSELSLNDRRNMTYAFLLGRDILSQDFIVDVSKKDLSFNLKESIKN encoded by the coding sequence GTGAAAATAATTTTTTGTCTTTTTTTAGTTTTTAATCTATACGCAAAAGATATTATAGGTTCTATTGATAAGTTAGATTTTCCAGCTTTCAATCTTGAGAATGTAGAATCAAGAATTGATACAGGTGCTACAAATTCATCACTTCATTGTACAAATATTGAAAAAATTGATGATAAATTTGTTAAATGTAATATCTTAGGTAAAGAAAGTTTCACTAATAAAATTTCTAAGATAAAAGAGGTAAAAAGCTCAAATGGTATTTCTCAAAAAAGATATTTTATAAAAACGCAGATTATAATTCTAGGAAAAACTTATGTTTCTGAACTCTCTTTAAATGATAGAAGAAATATGACATATGCTTTTTTACTAGGAAGAGATATTCTAAGTCAAGATTTTATTGTTGATGTGAGTAAAAAAGATTTATCATTTAATTTAAAAGAGAGTATTAAAAATTAA
- a CDS encoding EAL domain-containing protein — MNNKIFLKIGWLFIIGLLSYLFFVVFFLSPKINNYLSETEINNSKTQFSKIVSIINSKSRTIEDKDKLINEVQLLLSSTTLGQTGYIYIFDGDGKIVFDPSGEFDSKDFSTIPLPSANNNLLFEELKKAYNKRTVFEYGWNRIYDPYNYTYQKISWIEYNQKLNWYIASSVYKDDFSSFIEGINSLILNISMLLFGVLSVIGIFIAIKVIVPINKMFSEVQKVSSSKNEFENGVKSKDEIGFLASQFNTLLDQVENNRKTLDEHVQQKTKEIQNKLYIDELTNLKNRTALEDDIKDDDFVSIALIDIDSFDDINELYGFSTGNLVLIEVAKVLNEFATKYNVHVYRFYGNVYCLADKKMMGFSRYDEFIIELCKLFKNRVIHIEELSLDIFINITLGISIAQEEPIKTAGIALKKAKKANMKFFVYNNEIDTKEVIKKSMYWREKIKLAIEEDLVTPFYQPIFNRENEIVKYETLMRIRDKNDEGETIYLSPYLFLDISVKTKQYLQLSNQVISKAFADLSKTEKQVSLNLSFKDILDLDFVISLDKNLDKIDNQKKQQLVFEILESDYITDYTLLEEFIIKYREQGIQIAIDDFGTGYSNFAHILKIRPNYIKIDGSLIKNINTEKSSYELVKSIIDFSKALNIKVIAEFVHSSDVYKTVLELGVDEFQGFYLAEPANKIE, encoded by the coding sequence TAACAGTAAGTCACGAACAATTGAAGATAAAGACAAATTAATAAATGAAGTTCAATTACTTCTTAGTAGTACTACTTTAGGTCAAACAGGTTATATTTATATTTTTGATGGTGATGGAAAAATAGTTTTTGATCCAAGTGGAGAGTTTGACTCTAAAGATTTTTCAACTATACCACTTCCAAGTGCAAACAATAATTTATTATTTGAAGAGTTAAAAAAGGCATACAATAAAAGAACTGTTTTTGAGTATGGTTGGAATAGAATTTATGACCCTTACAACTATACTTATCAAAAGATTTCTTGGATTGAATATAATCAAAAATTAAATTGGTATATTGCATCTTCAGTTTATAAAGATGATTTTTCTTCTTTTATAGAGGGGATTAATTCTTTAATTTTAAATATTTCTATGCTTTTATTTGGTGTCTTATCTGTAATTGGGATTTTTATTGCAATAAAAGTTATAGTGCCTATTAATAAAATGTTTTCAGAAGTTCAAAAAGTTAGTTCTAGTAAAAATGAGTTTGAAAATGGAGTGAAATCTAAAGATGAAATAGGTTTTTTAGCAAGCCAATTTAATACTTTACTTGATCAAGTTGAGAATAATAGAAAAACTTTAGATGAGCATGTTCAACAAAAAACAAAAGAGATTCAGAATAAATTATATATTGATGAATTAACAAATCTAAAAAATAGAACAGCCCTTGAAGATGATATAAAAGATGATGATTTTGTATCTATTGCTTTGATTGATATTGATTCTTTTGATGATATAAATGAACTTTATGGATTCTCAACTGGAAATTTAGTTTTAATCGAAGTTGCAAAAGTATTAAATGAATTTGCAACAAAATATAATGTGCATGTTTATAGATTTTATGGAAATGTTTATTGTCTTGCTGATAAAAAAATGATGGGGTTTTCCAGATATGATGAGTTTATAATTGAATTATGTAAGCTTTTTAAAAATAGAGTTATTCATATAGAAGAGTTATCTTTAGATATTTTTATAAACATTACTTTGGGTATTTCAATTGCTCAAGAAGAACCTATTAAAACAGCTGGAATTGCTCTTAAAAAAGCAAAAAAAGCAAATATGAAATTTTTTGTTTACAATAATGAAATAGATACAAAAGAAGTAATAAAAAAATCTATGTATTGGCGAGAAAAAATCAAACTTGCGATTGAAGAAGATTTAGTAACACCTTTTTATCAACCAATTTTTAATAGAGAAAATGAAATTGTTAAATACGAAACTTTAATGAGAATAAGAGATAAAAACGATGAAGGTGAAACTATTTATTTAAGTCCATATTTATTTCTTGATATTTCTGTAAAAACAAAACAATACTTACAACTTTCAAATCAAGTTATTTCTAAAGCATTTGCAGATTTATCAAAAACTGAAAAACAAGTTTCATTGAATTTGAGTTTTAAAGATATTTTAGATTTAGATTTCGTAATATCTTTAGATAAAAACCTAGATAAAATTGATAATCAAAAGAAACAACAATTAGTTTTTGAGATATTAGAAAGTGATTATATTACAGATTATACTTTACTAGAAGAATTTATTATAAAATATAGAGAACAAGGTATTCAAATAGCTATTGATGATTTTGGAACTGGATATTCTAATTTTGCACATATTTTAAAAATAAGACCAAATTATATTAAAATTGATGGTTCCTTAATTAAAAATATTAATACAGAAAAAAGTTCTTATGAACTTGTTAAATCAATTATAGATTTTTCAAAAGCTTTAAATATAAAAGTAATTGCAGAGTTTGTTCATTCTTCTGACGTATATAAAACAGTTTTAGAATTAGGAGTAGATGAATTTCAAGGTTTTTATTTGGCAGAACCTGCTAATAAAATCGAATAA